One segment of Phaeacidiphilus oryzae TH49 DNA contains the following:
- a CDS encoding DUF742 domain-containing protein, with amino-acid sequence MSPVEREQDEGAPDDSLFVRPFIMTGGRVRPVQDGLRLETLVTAAPGSLFAPLEFERRRIVTFCQTPQSVAEVAGGIGVPLGVAKVLIADLVVAELLTVHQAEELPLHVIERIRDHVRSL; translated from the coding sequence ATGAGCCCGGTCGAGCGCGAGCAGGACGAGGGGGCGCCGGACGACTCGCTGTTCGTCCGGCCGTTCATCATGACCGGCGGCCGGGTCCGGCCCGTCCAGGACGGGCTGCGTCTCGAGACGCTGGTGACCGCGGCGCCCGGTTCACTCTTCGCGCCGCTGGAGTTCGAGAGGCGGCGGATCGTCACCTTCTGCCAGACGCCGCAGTCCGTGGCCGAGGTCGCCGGCGGCATCGGGGTGCCCCTCGGGGTGGCCAAGGTGCTCATCGCCGACCTGGTGGTGGCCGAGCTGCTGACCGTCCATCAGGCCGAGGAGCTGCCACTCCACGTGATCGAGAGGATCAGGGACCATGTCCGGTCGCTCTGA
- a CDS encoding acetate--CoA ligase family protein, whose translation MATPRTVVITRPEDAPRAVAEVGGTAVLKGRAPGLTHKSDIGAVALGVRPAGAERAFQRIAERIAAWDADAAREAAVLAQTQVAEGLELLLSVRRAEDGYPPLVSVALGGTRTEIWQDIRTAVCPLDPAGARALLDGLRFRRLLHGFRDEPAVDVDAVVDALVGVSRLAVALDGRLDLEVNPLIVHPEGKGATAVDLVAALAGPQAEGSGCE comes from the coding sequence ATCGCCACCCCGCGCACCGTGGTCATCACGCGCCCCGAGGACGCGCCACGAGCCGTCGCGGAGGTCGGCGGGACCGCCGTGCTGAAGGGACGGGCGCCGGGCCTCACCCACAAGAGCGATATCGGCGCGGTCGCCCTCGGCGTCCGGCCGGCCGGCGCCGAGCGCGCGTTCCAGCGGATCGCCGAGCGGATCGCCGCCTGGGACGCGGACGCGGCCCGGGAGGCCGCGGTGCTGGCCCAGACCCAGGTCGCCGAGGGGCTGGAACTGCTGCTGTCCGTACGGCGGGCGGAGGACGGCTACCCGCCGCTGGTCAGCGTCGCCCTCGGCGGGACCCGCACCGAGATCTGGCAGGACATCCGCACGGCCGTCTGCCCGCTGGACCCCGCCGGGGCCCGGGCGCTGCTGGACGGTCTGCGGTTCCGCCGGCTGCTGCACGGATTCCGCGACGAGCCGGCGGTGGACGTGGACGCGGTGGTCGACGCCCTGGTGGGGGTCTCCCGGCTGGCCGTGGCCCTGGACGGCCGGCTCGACCTGGAGGTCAACCCGCTGATCGTCCACCCGGAGGGAAAGGGCGCGACCGCGGTCGACCTGGTCGCCGCGCTCGCCGGACCGCAGGCTGAGGGGAGCGGCTGTGAGTGA
- a CDS encoding sensor histidine kinase produces MWNTVIAPRTIRAKLFRILVLALALVLALLGSAVATQISTYREAADTVYQTKLLVTLQSFVHEEQKERGLTDALIAGTTAQWPNEMAERKLSAQTASAVHALVKGRHDAASNQARAGLDSMLAGLVGIRQAVDNGHGDLLKNYWFFTDNNTKLTHFTFGLENASDPELRNHIQALLTLGNGKEAMGEQRALMTGSLPQQHFVYDWYTQYVTDLGTREANIKALPLWTTPREQSAVDAVWTTDHAKRVLGWEQMAIRQGGRLDPTVIPPTQWYTGMTQTINDLRTVQVAYGDDVIARAEQLQADAEQQVVLFSLLALAAVAILGGLSVGAARSISGPLGVLARKADRTATETLPEAVNRVQETGGAQEAPEPLRIPEHSGHEVRLVAEAFDKVQRVAFDLATEQTVLRKNATESLVNLGRRNQNLVRRQIGFINKLEHEDADPQQLANLFELDHLATRMRRNAESLLVLAGEASPRPWAQPLTVTDVIRAALSEVEEYRRVTLRRIDQIKVNGSVVAEVAHLLAELVENALSFSPPDSDVEIEGRRTSNGYLIAIVDHGLGMSPEAIAEANVRLSGSASFMAEPTKFLGHYVVGSLAKRHSIDVRLGEAPAAGVVARVLLPAALLAESMPGHGAPANMLTSSGSAATRSGDRSEERAVEEVHVQRTDRGTELPVDDAPELQREIDTGALPEIRSGEMVGQRIGELEAAAPVEELRGPVSGGGAYGAGAARIPGARSASGARTRNGLVKRPRRSAISAAVNETSGRWQAGEERTPERSPEEVKAMLSALRSAHDRGARTTSSTGSSTGSNSNSSSTTGEGGVS; encoded by the coding sequence TTGTGGAATACCGTGATCGCCCCGCGGACAATCCGCGCCAAGCTGTTCCGGATCCTGGTCCTCGCGCTGGCCCTGGTGCTCGCTCTGCTGGGCAGCGCGGTCGCCACCCAGATCTCCACCTACCGCGAAGCGGCCGACACGGTGTACCAGACCAAGCTCCTGGTCACCCTGCAGAGTTTTGTTCATGAGGAGCAGAAGGAGCGCGGCCTCACCGACGCGCTGATCGCGGGGACCACCGCCCAGTGGCCGAACGAGATGGCCGAACGCAAGCTCTCCGCCCAGACCGCGAGCGCGGTCCACGCGCTGGTGAAGGGCCGGCACGACGCAGCCTCCAACCAGGCGAGGGCCGGACTCGATTCGATGCTCGCCGGGCTGGTCGGGATCCGTCAGGCGGTGGACAACGGCCACGGCGACCTTCTCAAGAACTACTGGTTCTTCACCGACAACAACACCAAGCTGACCCACTTCACCTTCGGCCTCGAAAACGCCTCCGACCCCGAGCTGCGCAACCACATCCAGGCGCTGCTGACGCTGGGCAACGGCAAGGAGGCCATGGGCGAGCAGCGGGCCCTGATGACGGGTTCGCTGCCGCAGCAGCATTTCGTCTACGACTGGTACACCCAGTACGTCACCGACCTGGGCACCCGCGAGGCGAACATCAAGGCGCTGCCGCTGTGGACCACGCCCAGGGAGCAGTCCGCCGTCGACGCCGTGTGGACGACGGACCACGCCAAGCGGGTCCTCGGCTGGGAGCAGATGGCGATCCGCCAGGGCGGCAGGCTCGACCCCACGGTCATCCCGCCCACCCAGTGGTACACCGGCATGACCCAGACCATCAACGACCTCCGTACCGTCCAGGTCGCGTACGGCGACGACGTCATCGCCCGGGCCGAGCAGCTGCAGGCCGACGCCGAGCAGCAGGTGGTGCTCTTCAGCCTGCTGGCGCTGGCCGCGGTCGCGATCCTCGGCGGCCTCTCCGTCGGCGCCGCCCGCTCCATCTCGGGCCCGCTGGGCGTCCTCGCCCGCAAGGCCGACCGCACCGCCACCGAGACGCTGCCCGAGGCCGTCAACCGGGTCCAGGAGACCGGCGGTGCGCAGGAGGCCCCCGAGCCGCTGCGGATCCCCGAGCACTCCGGGCACGAGGTCCGGCTGGTCGCCGAGGCCTTCGACAAGGTGCAGCGGGTCGCCTTCGACCTCGCCACCGAGCAGACGGTGCTGCGCAAGAACGCCACCGAGTCGCTGGTCAACCTCGGCCGCCGGAACCAGAACCTGGTCCGCCGCCAGATCGGCTTCATCAACAAGCTGGAGCACGAGGACGCCGACCCGCAGCAGCTGGCCAACCTCTTCGAGCTGGACCACCTGGCCACCCGCATGCGGCGGAACGCCGAATCGCTGCTGGTGCTCGCCGGCGAGGCCAGCCCGCGCCCCTGGGCGCAGCCGCTGACCGTCACCGACGTGATCCGGGCGGCGCTCTCCGAGGTCGAGGAGTACCGGCGGGTGACCCTCCGCCGGATCGACCAGATCAAGGTGAACGGCTCGGTGGTGGCCGAGGTCGCGCACCTGCTGGCGGAGCTGGTGGAGAACGCCCTCAGCTTCTCCCCGCCGGACTCGGATGTGGAGATCGAGGGCCGGCGCACCAGCAACGGCTACCTGATCGCCATCGTCGACCACGGCCTGGGGATGAGCCCCGAGGCGATCGCCGAGGCCAACGTCCGGCTCTCCGGTTCGGCCAGCTTCATGGCCGAGCCCACCAAGTTCCTCGGCCACTACGTGGTCGGCTCGCTGGCCAAGCGGCACAGCATCGACGTCCGCCTCGGCGAGGCACCGGCGGCCGGTGTGGTCGCCCGCGTGCTGCTGCCGGCCGCCCTGCTGGCCGAGAGCATGCCCGGGCATGGGGCGCCGGCCAACATGCTGACCTCCTCGGGGTCGGCCGCGACCCGGTCCGGTGACCGGAGTGAGGAGCGGGCGGTGGAGGAGGTGCACGTCCAGCGGACCGACCGCGGCACGGAGCTGCCCGTGGACGACGCTCCGGAACTCCAGCGGGAGATCGACACCGGGGCACTGCCGGAGATCCGCAGCGGCGAGATGGTCGGCCAGCGGATCGGCGAACTGGAGGCGGCGGCTCCGGTCGAGGAGCTCCGCGGCCCGGTCTCCGGCGGCGGCGCGTACGGCGCCGGCGCGGCCAGGATTCCCGGGGCGCGCAGCGCCTCCGGGGCGCGTACCAGGAACGGTCTGGTCAAGCGGCCGCGGCGGAGTGCCATCTCGGCGGCGGTCAACGAGACCTCCGGCCGCTGGCAGGCCGGGGAGGAGCGCACGCCCGAGCGCTCCCCGGAGGAGGTCAAGGCGATGCTCTCCGCGCTGCGCTCGGCGCACGACCGGGGCGCGCGCACCACCAGCAGCACTGGCAGCAGCACTGGCAGCAACAGCAACAGCAGCAGCACCACCGGTGAGGGAGGTGTCTCGTGA
- a CDS encoding GTP-binding protein, which produces MSGRSDHRNGAGGASAAGPQEVPLAAKIVVSGGLGVGKTTFVGAISEIEPLDTEAAITEVSVGVDSLDGVDGKTTTTVALDFGRITLDPTLVLYLFGTPGQDRFSFLWDDLVEGALGTVVLADTRRIEDSFPAVDYFEERSAPFVLAVNHFDGAQQFDLEEVREALGLSDDVPVVYCDARNRSSVRDVLVALMDRVIQRHVETRGAAGAMAR; this is translated from the coding sequence ATGTCCGGTCGCTCTGACCACAGGAACGGCGCGGGCGGCGCTTCCGCCGCCGGCCCGCAGGAAGTCCCACTGGCCGCGAAGATCGTGGTCAGCGGGGGGCTGGGGGTGGGCAAGACCACCTTCGTGGGCGCGATCTCCGAGATCGAGCCGCTGGATACGGAGGCCGCGATCACCGAGGTGTCGGTGGGCGTGGACTCGCTGGACGGGGTGGACGGCAAGACCACCACGACCGTGGCACTGGACTTCGGGCGGATCACCCTCGATCCGACGCTGGTGCTGTACCTGTTCGGGACGCCCGGGCAGGACCGCTTCTCCTTCCTCTGGGACGACCTGGTGGAAGGCGCGCTGGGCACGGTCGTGCTGGCGGACACCCGCCGGATCGAGGACTCCTTCCCGGCGGTGGACTACTTCGAGGAGCGGTCGGCGCCGTTCGTCCTGGCGGTCAACCACTTCGACGGCGCCCAGCAGTTCGACCTCGAGGAGGTGCGGGAGGCGCTGGGCCTCTCGGACGACGTTCCGGTGGTGTACTGCGACGCCCGGAACCGGTCCTCGGTGCGCGATGTGCTGGTCGCGCTGATGGACCGGGTCATCCAGCGGCATGTCGAGACGCGGGGCGCGGCCGGCGCGATGGCGCGCTAG
- a CDS encoding CoA-binding protein, with protein MSGVPGALLDHVLRPRSVAVVGASPRARLTGALIANLTSAGAEGPAVHLVNPRYDRIGERPCHATVAEIGAAVDLALVMVPARGVPEVLRDCAAAGVPAAVVLSSGFAETRREAGALLQREVDELAAATGLRVIGPNCQGVMYTPAGLYGAFSRSVTDLAEAGSGRRQDGSGLAYVGQSGALGGSFLSLASGRHTPLTAWLSVGNQCDVTVAEVVEGLVEDDRVRVIAAYLERIPEGRTWRRAVAAAAAAGKRVVVLRAGRSEAGRAAAAAHTGSMIGGAGAFDAVNRAAGVVAVEDFGELVERAVALTARRTVPGPRIGVVTTSGGAGILTADWIERHGLRAARLADRTVERLSQLIPDFGHARNPVDVTAEVLGNREQFGRTCRVVADDPGVDLTLVVVTGIRGADAVDLAERMTTELAGRPAAVVWLYGAEETAEARAALVRAGIPVFDSPSAATGWAAAAVTGAGADAGPGPAPPPTPTGRPRRPGRRRRWPPCSARPGRTGRSVRRRGGRYWRRWASPPRAPWSSRAPRTRHEPSRRSAGPPC; from the coding sequence GTGAGCGGCGTGCCGGGCGCGCTGCTCGACCATGTCCTGCGGCCGCGGTCGGTGGCCGTGGTCGGCGCCTCGCCGCGGGCGCGGCTGACCGGGGCGCTGATCGCCAACCTCACCTCGGCCGGGGCCGAGGGGCCGGCCGTCCACCTGGTCAACCCGCGCTACGACCGGATCGGCGAACGGCCCTGCCACGCCACGGTCGCGGAGATCGGGGCGGCCGTCGACCTGGCGCTGGTGATGGTCCCGGCGCGGGGCGTCCCGGAGGTGCTGCGGGACTGCGCGGCCGCCGGCGTGCCGGCCGCCGTCGTCCTCTCCTCCGGATTCGCGGAGACCCGGCGGGAGGCGGGCGCCCTCCTCCAGCGGGAGGTGGACGAGCTGGCCGCGGCCACCGGGCTGCGGGTGATCGGCCCCAACTGCCAGGGCGTGATGTACACGCCGGCCGGACTCTACGGGGCCTTCAGCCGGTCGGTGACCGACCTGGCCGAGGCCGGCTCGGGCCGCAGGCAGGACGGTTCCGGCCTCGCCTACGTCGGGCAGAGCGGGGCGCTCGGTGGCTCGTTCCTCTCCCTGGCCTCCGGTCGGCACACCCCCCTGACCGCCTGGCTGTCCGTCGGCAACCAGTGCGACGTCACGGTCGCCGAGGTGGTCGAGGGCCTGGTCGAGGACGACCGGGTGCGGGTGATCGCGGCCTACCTGGAGCGGATACCCGAGGGGCGTACCTGGCGGCGGGCGGTGGCGGCCGCGGCGGCCGCCGGGAAGCGGGTCGTGGTGCTGCGGGCCGGGCGCTCCGAGGCGGGGAGGGCCGCGGCGGCGGCCCACACCGGCTCGATGATCGGCGGGGCCGGCGCCTTCGACGCGGTCAACCGGGCGGCCGGGGTGGTCGCCGTCGAGGACTTCGGCGAACTGGTCGAGCGGGCGGTGGCGCTGACCGCGCGGCGGACCGTGCCCGGGCCGCGGATCGGCGTGGTCACCACCTCCGGCGGGGCCGGCATCCTGACCGCCGACTGGATCGAGCGGCACGGTCTGCGGGCCGCCCGGCTCGCCGACCGGACGGTGGAGCGACTCTCGCAGCTGATCCCGGACTTCGGGCACGCCCGCAATCCGGTGGACGTCACCGCCGAGGTGCTCGGCAATCGGGAGCAGTTCGGCCGGACCTGCCGGGTGGTCGCCGACGACCCCGGGGTCGACCTCACCCTGGTGGTGGTCACCGGGATCCGCGGGGCCGACGCGGTGGACCTGGCCGAGCGGATGACCACGGAACTGGCCGGCCGTCCCGCGGCCGTCGTCTGGCTGTACGGGGCGGAGGAGACGGCGGAGGCCCGGGCGGCCCTGGTGCGGGCCGGCATCCCGGTCTTCGACTCGCCGTCGGCGGCGACGGGTTGGGCGGCCGCGGCGGTGACGGGCGCCGGCGCCGATGCCGGCCCCGGTCCCGCCCCGCCCCCGACGCCGACGGGCCGGCCCAGGAGGCCGGGACGGAGGCGGCGGTGGCCGCCGTGCTCCGCGCGGCCGGGCCGGACGGGACGATCGGTGAGGCGGAGGGGCGGGAGGTACTGGAGGCGCTGGGCATCGCCACCCCGCGCACCGTGGTCATCACGCGCCCCGAGGACGCGCCACGAGCCGTCGCGGAGGTCGGCGGGACCGCCGTGCTGA
- a CDS encoding roadblock/LC7 domain-containing protein, whose amino-acid sequence MTVDMHADSQTFNWLIGNFVRSTDGVRDAVAVSSDGLLIAVSEGLGRTDADHLAAVVSGLASLARSASRRYDFDGMKLLMIEMQRGFLMVSAIRDGSCIGVLADSTADLGLVGYEMAVLAERAGDLLTPQLISDLRQALPR is encoded by the coding sequence GTGACCGTCGACATGCACGCGGACTCGCAGACGTTCAACTGGTTGATCGGCAACTTCGTCAGAAGCACGGACGGAGTGCGGGACGCGGTCGCGGTCTCCTCGGACGGACTGCTGATCGCCGTCTCCGAGGGGCTCGGCAGGACCGACGCGGACCATCTGGCCGCGGTCGTCTCCGGGCTCGCCTCGCTGGCCCGCAGCGCCTCCCGGCGGTACGACTTCGACGGGATGAAGCTGCTGATGATCGAGATGCAGCGGGGCTTCCTGATGGTCTCGGCCATCCGGGACGGCAGCTGCATCGGCGTCCTCGCCGACTCCACCGCCGACCTCGGCCTGGTGGGGTACGAGATGGCGGTGCTGGCCGAGCGGGCCGGCGATCTGCTCACCCCGCAGCTCATCTCCGACCTGAGGCAGGCGCTTCCGCGATGA
- a CDS encoding type II toxin-antitoxin system VapB family antitoxin, whose protein sequence is MIFKRIGNGRPYPDHGRASTRQWADVAPRPVRLDQLVTTKGQLDLETLLAEDSTFYGDLFAHVVKWRGDLYLEDGLHRAVRAALQQRQVLHARVLELDEDGKEIVGGGGEAAELDE, encoded by the coding sequence GTGATCTTCAAGCGCATCGGCAATGGACGGCCGTACCCCGATCACGGCCGGGCGAGCACCCGCCAGTGGGCGGACGTCGCTCCCCGCCCGGTACGCCTGGACCAGTTGGTCACCACGAAGGGCCAGCTGGATCTGGAGACGCTGCTCGCCGAGGACTCCACGTTCTACGGCGACCTCTTCGCCCATGTGGTCAAGTGGCGGGGCGACCTCTACCTCGAGGACGGTCTCCACCGGGCGGTGAGAGCCGCGCTCCAGCAGCGCCAGGTCCTCCACGCGCGGGTGCTCGAACTCGACGAGGACGGCAAGGAGATCGTCGGCGGTGGGGGCGAGGCGGCGGAACTCGACGAGTGA
- a CDS encoding LytR C-terminal domain-containing protein produces the protein MLTPPGMQGKQYRITGNAYPRLHRPNKRRKLLAVVAAVVVAGVLGWGTVQLIGVFGGKPTANAAVGCAGNGRAAARAATASAADAASASASAAPQAGLPAPSAITVNVLNSTNRPGLAAQTAAQLKQRGFKIGKIGNAPAALENKVTGSAQVIGGPSSDQVATVVGTEVPGAKATTDSRTDAAVDLVIGTGFKALATPQQASAALAAAAHPHPAASASPSHC, from the coding sequence ATGCTGACGCCCCCGGGCATGCAGGGCAAGCAGTACCGGATCACGGGCAACGCGTACCCCAGGCTGCATCGGCCGAACAAGCGCCGGAAGCTGCTCGCGGTGGTCGCGGCCGTCGTGGTGGCGGGCGTGCTCGGCTGGGGGACCGTTCAGCTGATCGGCGTCTTCGGCGGCAAGCCCACCGCCAACGCGGCGGTGGGCTGCGCGGGCAACGGCAGGGCGGCCGCCCGGGCGGCGACCGCGAGCGCGGCCGACGCCGCCTCGGCGAGCGCCTCCGCGGCTCCGCAGGCGGGGCTGCCGGCGCCGTCCGCGATCACCGTCAACGTGCTGAACTCGACCAACCGCCCGGGTCTGGCCGCCCAGACGGCCGCGCAGCTGAAGCAGCGCGGGTTCAAGATCGGCAAGATCGGGAACGCGCCGGCCGCGCTGGAGAACAAGGTCACGGGCTCGGCGCAGGTGATCGGCGGACCGTCCAGCGACCAGGTCGCCACGGTGGTCGGCACCGAGGTCCCGGGCGCCAAGGCGACCACCGACTCGCGCACCGACGCCGCCGTCGACCTGGTCATCGGCACCGGCTTCAAGGCGCTGGCCACCCCCCAGCAGGCCTCCGCGGCGCTGGCCGCGGCCGCCCACCCGCACCCGGCGGCCAGCGCCAGCCCGTCGCACTGCTGA
- the pepE gene encoding dipeptidase PepE: MELLLLSNSTQHGRGYLEHVLDTVAGFVGGSGSRLAFVPYALADHDGYTDRVRAALEPVGISVRGVHEGADPVAELAAADAVFVGGGNSFRLLGALYRTGLRDALRAAVRDGLRYMGASAGTNMAAPTLRTTNDMPIVQPPSFEALGFVPFQINPHYLDPDPSSTHKGETREVRLTEFLEENDVPVLGLREGAWLRVSDGRAVVDGVPEGARPGRLFRRGAEPAELAAGTDLSELLAAQPRFDCPGY, encoded by the coding sequence ATGGAGCTTCTGCTGCTGTCCAACTCCACCCAGCACGGGCGCGGCTATCTGGAGCACGTGCTCGACACCGTGGCCGGCTTCGTCGGCGGATCCGGCAGCCGGCTGGCGTTCGTGCCGTACGCGCTGGCCGACCACGACGGCTACACCGACCGGGTGCGGGCGGCGCTGGAGCCGGTCGGGATCAGTGTGCGCGGGGTGCACGAGGGGGCCGATCCGGTGGCCGAACTCGCGGCGGCGGACGCGGTGTTCGTGGGCGGCGGCAACTCCTTCCGGCTGCTCGGCGCGCTCTACCGGACGGGGCTGCGGGATGCGCTGCGCGCGGCGGTGCGGGACGGGCTGCGGTACATGGGCGCCAGCGCGGGGACCAACATGGCGGCGCCGACCCTGCGCACCACCAACGACATGCCGATCGTCCAGCCGCCCTCGTTCGAGGCGCTGGGCTTCGTGCCATTCCAGATCAACCCGCACTACCTGGACCCGGACCCGTCCTCCACCCACAAGGGGGAGACCAGGGAGGTGCGGCTGACCGAGTTCCTCGAGGAGAACGACGTCCCGGTGCTGGGGCTGCGCGAGGGCGCCTGGCTGCGGGTCTCGGACGGTCGCGCGGTCGTGGACGGCGTACCGGAGGGCGCCCGGCCCGGCCGGCTGTTCCGCCGGGGGGCGGAGCCGGCGGAGCTGGCCGCCGGCACGGACCTCTCCGAACTGCTCGCCGCCCAGCCGAGGTTCGACTGCCCCGGGTACTGA
- the upp gene encoding uracil phosphoribosyltransferase, whose amino-acid sequence MRIHVVDHPLVAHKLSTLRDERTDSPTFRRLADELVTLLAYEATRDVRTETVEITTPVAVTQGVRLSHPRPLVVPILRAGLGMLDGMTRLLPTAEVGFLGMVRNEETLQAETYASRMPEDLSGRQVYVVDPMLATGGTLVAAIRLLIERGADDVTALCLLAAPEGVARMEKDLARQPVTVVTAAVDDHLNEHGYIVPGLGDAGDRLYGTAGD is encoded by the coding sequence ATGCGGATTCACGTCGTCGACCACCCCCTGGTCGCGCACAAGCTGAGCACCCTGCGCGACGAGCGCACCGACTCGCCGACCTTCCGGCGGCTCGCCGACGAGCTGGTGACCCTGCTGGCCTACGAGGCCACCCGGGATGTGCGCACCGAGACCGTGGAGATCACCACGCCGGTGGCGGTCACCCAAGGCGTGCGGCTGAGCCACCCGCGCCCGCTGGTGGTGCCGATCCTGCGGGCCGGGCTCGGCATGCTGGACGGGATGACCCGGCTGCTGCCGACCGCCGAGGTCGGCTTCCTCGGCATGGTGCGGAACGAGGAGACCCTGCAGGCCGAGACGTACGCCTCGCGGATGCCGGAGGACCTGTCGGGCCGTCAGGTGTATGTGGTGGATCCGATGCTGGCGACCGGGGGGACGCTGGTCGCGGCGATCAGGCTGCTGATCGAGCGAGGCGCGGACGACGTCACGGCGCTGTGCCTGCTGGCGGCGCCGGAGGGGGTGGCCCGGATGGAGAAGGATTTGGCCAGGCAGCCGGTGACGGTGGTGACGGCGGCGGTCGACGACCACCTCAACGAGCACGGGTACATCGTTCCCGGCCTGGGCGACGCCGGCGACCGGCTGTACGGCACGGCGGGGGACTAG
- a CDS encoding acyl-CoA dehydrogenase family protein: MSEELRHRVRELLAEWDFVPRADCWAGPADPEFSRELGRRGLLAVNWPTEVGGGGGSYTDRLAVTEELLRAGAPVSGHWIGERQIGPALIAHGTPELQQEFCPRLARAEITFALGMSEPDAGSDLASVRTFAARTADGDWLVNGRKIWTSGAHRASHLYLLARTGREEDRHEGITEFLLDMDSPGITVHPILDFAGEHHFNEVVLEDVRVPAGRVLGRVGEGWRQVVGQLSYERGGPERFLSMYPLLAAVVRAGLPDDQARRELRELMGRLTALRALARSNAEEMDAGRGPVYQAAVSKYLGNRFELDVVEWARPMMARADAAVRELFRQCVVAAPASGIRGGAAQILLSIIAKGERR; encoded by the coding sequence GTGAGTGAGGAACTGCGGCACCGCGTACGGGAGTTGCTGGCGGAGTGGGACTTCGTCCCGCGGGCCGACTGCTGGGCGGGGCCGGCCGACCCGGAGTTCAGCCGCGAGCTGGGCCGACGCGGGCTGCTCGCCGTCAACTGGCCCACGGAGGTCGGCGGAGGCGGTGGCTCGTACACCGACCGGCTCGCCGTCACCGAGGAGCTGCTGCGCGCCGGGGCGCCGGTCAGCGGGCACTGGATCGGCGAGCGGCAGATCGGCCCGGCGCTGATCGCCCACGGGACGCCCGAGCTCCAGCAGGAGTTCTGCCCCCGGCTGGCCCGCGCCGAGATCACCTTCGCGCTGGGGATGAGCGAGCCGGACGCCGGCTCGGACCTCGCCTCCGTCCGCACCTTCGCCGCCCGTACCGCCGACGGCGACTGGCTGGTCAACGGCCGGAAGATCTGGACCTCCGGCGCCCACCGGGCCAGCCACCTCTACCTGCTGGCCCGCACCGGCAGGGAGGAGGACCGGCACGAGGGGATCACCGAGTTCCTCCTCGACATGGACAGCCCCGGGATCACCGTCCACCCGATCCTGGACTTCGCCGGCGAGCACCACTTCAACGAGGTCGTGCTGGAGGACGTCCGGGTGCCGGCCGGCCGGGTGCTCGGCCGGGTCGGCGAGGGCTGGCGCCAGGTGGTCGGCCAGCTGTCCTACGAGCGCGGCGGCCCCGAGCGCTTCCTCTCCATGTACCCGCTGCTGGCCGCGGTCGTCCGGGCCGGGCTGCCGGACGACCAGGCCCGTCGCGAACTGCGGGAGCTGATGGGCAGGTTGACCGCGCTCAGGGCACTGGCCCGGAGCAACGCCGAGGAGATGGACGCCGGCCGCGGACCGGTCTACCAGGCGGCGGTCAGCAAGTACCTGGGCAACCGCTTCGAGCTGGACGTGGTGGAGTGGGCGCGGCCGATGATGGCGCGGGCCGACGCGGCGGTCCGCGAGCTCTTCCGGCAGTGCGTGGTGGCCGCCCCGGCCTCCGGAATCCGCGGCGGAGCGGCGCAGATCCTGCTGTCCATCATCGCGAAGGGAGAGCGGCGATGA
- a CDS encoding enoyl-CoA hydratase/isomerase family protein — translation MTLIVSKQGHIGWLTLNRPERKNSFTFDMLDEWAAAYREFERDEDIRAVVLTGAGDAFCAGADLSGLDGGGERTPLQNRKLMTDQVHQVIRAVEDLNKPLIAGINGAAVGAGLDMALMCDYRIATDTVRLSEGYVRVGLVPGDGGAYFLPRIVGRSRALRLLWTGEFVEAGRALEWGLVDEVLPVDGFRPRLEEFAGQLAAMPPVSVQLIKRAVRHGENGDLRASLDLIASHQAVVQSTADSKEALAAFQERRKPTFEGR, via the coding sequence GTGACGCTGATCGTTTCCAAGCAAGGCCACATCGGCTGGCTCACGCTCAACCGGCCGGAGCGCAAGAACTCCTTCACCTTCGACATGCTCGACGAATGGGCCGCCGCCTACCGCGAGTTCGAGCGGGACGAGGACATCAGGGCGGTGGTGCTCACCGGCGCGGGCGACGCCTTCTGCGCCGGCGCCGACCTCAGCGGCCTGGACGGCGGCGGGGAGCGCACCCCGCTGCAGAACCGCAAGCTGATGACGGATCAGGTACACCAGGTGATCCGGGCCGTGGAGGACCTCAACAAGCCGCTGATCGCCGGGATCAACGGAGCCGCCGTCGGCGCCGGCCTGGACATGGCGCTGATGTGCGACTACCGGATCGCCACCGACACCGTCCGGCTCTCCGAGGGCTACGTCCGGGTCGGCCTGGTGCCCGGGGACGGCGGGGCGTACTTCCTTCCCCGGATCGTGGGCCGCTCGCGTGCCCTGCGGCTGCTCTGGACCGGCGAGTTCGTCGAGGCCGGACGGGCGCTGGAGTGGGGCCTGGTGGACGAGGTGCTGCCGGTGGACGGGTTCCGGCCCCGGCTGGAGGAGTTCGCCGGGCAGCTCGCGGCGATGCCCCCGGTCTCCGTCCAGCTGATCAAGCGGGCGGTGCGGCACGGGGAGAACGGCGACCTGCGGGCCTCCCTCGACCTGATCGCCTCCCATCAGGCGGTGGTGCAGTCCACCGCCGACTCCAAGGAGGCGCTGGCCGCCTTCCAGGAGCGCCGCAAGCCGACCTTCGAGGGACGGTGA